Proteins from one Mytilus galloprovincialis chromosome 11, xbMytGall1.hap1.1, whole genome shotgun sequence genomic window:
- the LOC143051544 gene encoding uncharacterized protein LOC143051544 isoform X2 yields the protein MKKEEVMNFLKTIMSKTSPEVTPDTHLQEPAAPVVGDSKIPEQIKKMDHESIAIYLNALESGSERRRDINLIIVGKKSVGKTSLVRRLFGEEVQSVKSTNGIEIHRRRCRINLSNWEWNKVLDTRLVKETSINNRILQSIVKELHQDKEKPKHDILEISSSDQISQDDNKGTITKNIEHDKEPQPKMNYQFAYPEITESPLPLDIKQPTTNQSESPFSKLAKDELLSIIGSAVDLQDEDGYANLTVWDFAGDIEYYNTHQTFLNSEAIFLVVANLHDIDDTVSYGTFNFWMDTIHCYGSINDKTEAVLLEGAHNLLDPPVIAIGTHKDKFQLPEKEKRIKECYNINSNTKSPSLKNVFMCTHTTRRCYYYNSVCK from the exons ATGAAGAAGGAAGAAGTGATGAACTTCCTTAAG acTATCATGTCAAAGACATCCCCAGAAGTAACTCCTGACACCCATTTACAGGAACCTGCAGCACCAGTAGTTGGAG aCAGCAAAATACcagaacaaataaaaaagatggaTCATGAGTCGATTGCCATTTATCTGAACGCCCTTGAATCAGGTTCAGAAAGAAGACGggatataaatttaataattgtTGGAAAAAAATCTGTTGGAAAGACTTCCTTAGTACGAAGATTGTTCGGGGAGGAGGTACAAAGCGTAAAAAGCACAAATGGTATAGAAATTCATCGGCGGAGATGTCGAATAAATCTAAGTAACTGGGAATGGAATAAAGTGTTAG atacaAGATTAGTGAAAGAAACAAGTATCAACAATAGAATATTGCAGTCAATTGTCAAAGAGTTACATCAAGATAAAGAAAAACCAAAGCATGACATATTGGAGATATCTTCATCAGATCAGATATCACAAGATGATAATAAGGGCACAATCACCAAAAATATTGAACATGACAAAGAACCTCAACCCAAAATGAATTATCAGTTTGCTTATCCGGAGATTACAGAATCGCcgttgccactggacattaagcaaccaacaaccaacCAATCAGAATCGCCGTTTTCTAAACTGGCAAAGGATGAGCTGTTAAGTATAATCGGATCTGCTGTAGACTTACAAGACGAAGACGGCTATGCAAATTTAACAGTGTGGGATTTTGCTGGTGACATTGAGTATTACAACACACATCAAACGTTTTTGAATTCAGAAGCAATTTTTCTAGTCGTTGCAAATTTACATGACATAGATGACACAGTATCCTACG GCACATTCAATTTCTGGATGGATACAATACATTGTTATGGAAGCATAAACGACAAAACTGAAGCTGTATTGCTCGAAGGAGCTCACAACCTTCTAGATCCACCAGTTATTGCAATTGGTACACACAAGGACAAATTTCAG TTGCCAGAAAAGGAAAAGAGAATAAAGGAGTGCTACAATATCAACTCAAACACAAAAAGtccaagtttaaaaaatgtttttatgtgtACCCACACTACTCGAAGATGTTATTACTATAACAGTGTAtgcaaataa